GCTTTGGATCACGCGGTTAGAAGCGGCAAAGCGTTGTATGTTGGAATCAGTAATTATTCGGCAGAACAAACCAGAGTTGCTGTTGATGTTTTAAAACAATTAGGAACGCCTTGTTTGATTCATCAGGCGAAATACTCCATGCTGGAGCGCTGGGTTGAAAATGGTTTATTAGATGTTCTAGAAGAAAAAGGAGTGGGATGTATTGCATTTTCGCCTTTGGCGCAAGGACTTTTAACCGACAAATATTTAAATGGAATTCCAGAAAACTCAAGAGCGCATAATCCAAACGGACATTTGAGAGAAGATGAGGTTACACAGGAACGTATTCAGAAATTAATGCAGCTAAATGAAATAGCCCAGAATAGAAATCAATCTTTGGCGCAAATGGCTTTGGCTTGGCTGCAAAAAGACAAACGAATTACTTCTGTTTTGATTGGTGCAAGTTCGGTAAAACAATTGTGTAATAATATTGATTGTTTGCAGAATACTGAGTTTTCGCATGATGAATTGAACGCGATTGAGAAGATTTTATCGTAATGTTTTTTTGTGAAATGTGAAATGTGAAATGTGAAATGTGAAATGTGAAACGTAAAATGTAAAATGTGAATTGTAGAGGCACACTGCAGTGCGTCTGCGTTTTGTAAATATTAAACCCGACAGGTTTTTAGAACCTGTCG
This portion of the Flavobacterium gelatinilyticum genome encodes:
- the mgrA gene encoding L-glyceraldehyde 3-phosphate reductase produces the protein MKYNRCGRSGLLLPEISLGLWHNFGSVDNFENAESIAIEAFDKGITHFDLANNYGPVPGSAEENFGKIVWHNFQGNLRDEIVISTKAGYTMWKGPYGDWGSRKYLLSSLDQSLKRMNIDYVDIFYSHRPDPETPIEETMMALDHAVRSGKALYVGISNYSAEQTRVAVDVLKQLGTPCLIHQAKYSMLERWVENGLLDVLEEKGVGCIAFSPLAQGLLTDKYLNGIPENSRAHNPNGHLREDEVTQERIQKLMQLNEIAQNRNQSLAQMALAWLQKDKRITSVLIGASSVKQLCNNIDCLQNTEFSHDELNAIEKILS